Within the Candidatus Hydrogenedentota bacterium genome, the region TGCACAGCATCTCCCCCGAACCACTGCCGAGGTCGAGCACTCGGGCCCCCGGTTCCAGACGCAGCGCCGCGCCGAGAGTGGCAAGCTTTTCCGGTGTGATCGGGTCGTGGATGCGGTGAGCACTTTCAGCGATGTTGAATATCCGTGGGATGTCCATTGTGGAAAACCTCCTTACGGGTGTGAATTGATTGGGTCAGGGCCCATCGTGCGGTTAAGGGGAAGGGCTGCTTTATCAGATACTGCTTGGGAGATACATCCCTCCAACATGTCGATGTAAGCGCAGTCAATCAGAGCCGCCTCGTCAATACCCAGCGCATGCATCATCTCGCGGCATTTCTTGTGACCCGCAGCCTCGCTTTCCCCTGCCAGCATCACTTCGAGCTCGATAAACCGGCCCAGCGACTCAACGTCATCGATATGAATCCTTGTATTGGATGCCAGGAATAGCTCGCGCGTTTTGCGTATGACGCCGCGTATCCCCAAGCTCATTTGGAGCACGCGTTTCATTGCCGTCGGGTCGTCGATGTGGGCTGCGAAGTAGATGGACCGGGTCGGGCCGGACTCGTCGGCACGCTCATAGTAGATTAACTCGGCTGGCGCCGCGTTCGAGACACGCAACTTCAACCTGCCCCGTGGTACGCAGAAGAACGTGTCTTCCTGCTCAATCACCTTGGGGGCCTTGGTTGAGAGTGCCAACGCACGTTCCCGCGCCGACGCGACATCACCACACAAGCGTGCCTTAATCTCCACGTTCTCTGGCATCCATAGCTTCCCCCGATTCGCCCGAGAAGAGAATATTGCAATAGGTGTGATACGTCAAGCTCCCTTCCTCATTCCGCTCTCGGTCCCTGCCCCAGAGTCCATTCCCTGGCGGATGGCTCCGCTCTGTGTTGTTTTCAGGTTCCCCTAACCAGCTAAAGGAGACCCGCACCATGATCCTGAATCAACTCGGTATCTTTGGCTGGAAGGAAGCGGACGAGAACCTTATTCTGGCTTCTCTCCTCACCGGCGACCCACTGTTGCTCATTGGCAATCACGGGTGCGCCAAGACGCACGCGGCCA harbors:
- a CDS encoding class IV adenylate cyclase; the protein is MPENVEIKARLCGDVASARERALALSTKAPKVIEQEDTFFCVPRGRLKLRVSNAAPAELIYYERADESGPTRSIYFAAHIDDPTAMKRVLQMSLGIRGVIRKTRELFLASNTRIHIDDVESLGRFIELEVMLAGESEAAGHKKCREMMHALGIDEAALIDCAYIDMLEGCISQAVSDKAALPLNRTMGPDPINSHP